In a single window of the Diabrotica undecimpunctata isolate CICGRU chromosome 11, icDiaUnde3, whole genome shotgun sequence genome:
- the LOC140452761 gene encoding uncharacterized protein, giving the protein MSKQTLRIIIKEDLKFVYAKRSRKSVLIEREDIVSWRRRDLRSIREVRSAHKKNYYLDETWVNTGHTVSKIWQDTTITSYRQAFVDGLSRGLRGPTGKGQRLSVAHIGSESGFLEDSALIFLSKKTGDYHEDMEAQRFEKWFQSLLSRVEPNSIIVMDNASYHSRLVEHLPTMATRKANMQSWLRQKGIPFSEDMVKAELINVIRHNPCEDCIVKLSKLLNILTLLI; this is encoded by the coding sequence atgagcaAACAGACgttaaggataataataaaagaagatttaaaatttgtatatgCCAAAAGATCCCGTAAATCTGTCTTAATAGAAAGAGAAGATATAGTCTCATGGCGACGAAGAGATCTTCGCTCTATTAGAGAGGTTCGTTCTGCccacaaaaagaattactatCTGGACGAAACGTGGGTAAATACTGGTCACACAGTATCTAAGATCTGGCAAGATACTACTATAACGAGTTATCGTCAAGCATTTGTGGATGGTTTATCAAGAGGGTTACGAGGACCAACGGGTAAAGGGCAACGACTGAGTGTCGCCCATATAGGTAGTGAGAGTGGATTTTTAGAAGATAGTGCACTAATTTTTTTATCTAAGAAAACGGGGGATTACCATGAAGACATGGAAGCCCAACGTTTTGAAAAATGGTTTCAATCCCTTCTTTCACGAGTCGAGCCTAATTCGATAATAGTGATGGATAACGCTTCTTATCATAGCCGATTAGTAGAACATCTGCCAACTATGGCCACCAGAAAAGCAAATATGCAGAGTTGGTTAAGACAAAAAGGAATTCCATTTTCCGAGGACATGGTTAAGGCTGAGCTTATAAATGTAATTAGACACAATCCTTGTGAGGATTGTAttgtaaaattatcaaaattactTAATATATTGacattattaatttga